One window of Nostoc sp. C052 genomic DNA carries:
- a CDS encoding M48 family metallopeptidase — protein sequence MTRKILTGLSSQAYEHPFDRKALASLQKMPGVSLLLKKVNEYGIDRLLRLQSLGSEIRISPRNFPELHQAFVETCQILDVAPLPELYLFRGTGHIETYIVGVEKPLVGINLDAMEWLDANELLYVFGHEIARIKSQHMIYHQMAIVMPTLKNLLSSTTLGVGGLVAGGMELGLYNWRMMARFTADRAAMLACQDIDVATTTLMKLAGLPDEYLTTAVIEDFLVQAREFASNNLDSVDKVTKILSYTESELSWVIMRAGELLKWVDSGEYDNLIQQINLKTPEEPEAKEEKTPEEKEGWNFLTSW from the coding sequence ATGACGAGAAAAATATTAACTGGACTAAGTTCTCAAGCTTACGAACACCCTTTTGATCGCAAAGCCTTGGCTTCTTTGCAAAAGATGCCCGGTGTCTCCTTACTACTCAAAAAAGTTAACGAATACGGTATCGATCGCTTACTTAGATTGCAAAGTCTTGGTAGTGAAATCAGAATTTCGCCCCGTAATTTTCCTGAATTACATCAAGCATTTGTAGAAACTTGCCAAATTCTTGATGTTGCTCCACTCCCTGAATTGTATCTGTTTCGAGGTACAGGTCACATTGAAACCTATATTGTTGGGGTAGAAAAACCCCTTGTTGGTATCAATTTAGATGCAATGGAGTGGCTTGATGCAAATGAGTTGCTTTACGTTTTCGGACATGAAATCGCTCGCATCAAGAGTCAGCACATGATTTATCACCAAATGGCAATTGTTATGCCAACTTTGAAAAATTTGTTGAGCAGTACCACATTGGGAGTCGGTGGCTTAGTAGCTGGTGGTATGGAACTAGGTTTGTATAATTGGCGGATGATGGCTCGGTTCACCGCCGATCGGGCTGCAATGCTTGCTTGCCAGGATATTGACGTAGCAACTACTACACTGATGAAACTTGCGGGTTTACCAGATGAGTACTTGACTACTGCTGTAATCGAAGATTTTCTCGTCCAAGCCCGTGAGTTTGCATCTAATAACTTAGATAGTGTGGATAAGGTCACAAAAATATTAAGCTATACAGAATCAGAGCTTTCCTGGGTAATTATGCGAGCGGGTGAGTTATTGAAATGGGTTGATTCAGGAGAATATGATAATTTAATTCAACAGATAAATTTAAAGACACCAGAAGAACCGGAAGCAAAAGAAGAAAAGACACCAGAGGAAAAGGAAGGGTGGAATTTTTTGACTTCTTGGTGA
- a CDS encoding DUF456 domain-containing protein, translating into MQIIYWLLIAVMLVGIIGAVVPAIPGSSLILIAIIVWGIVSSSFAAIKIPLIVTIIVLLLSVGVDFLASYVGAKQAGASKWGQIGAIVGLVVGFLGLLPALPFGGPLLGILLGPLLGAIIGEYLYRREFRLAVKAGIGIVVGSLVGNLIQGLLAIAAVVVFVVTTWPQVFGS; encoded by the coding sequence ATGCAAATTATTTATTGGCTATTGATTGCCGTAATGCTTGTGGGTATTATCGGTGCAGTAGTTCCTGCCATTCCTGGTAGCAGCTTAATTTTAATTGCAATTATTGTCTGGGGAATCGTTAGTAGTTCCTTTGCAGCTATCAAGATTCCCCTAATTGTCACAATTATAGTTTTACTGCTCAGTGTTGGAGTAGATTTTTTAGCTAGCTATGTGGGAGCAAAACAAGCCGGAGCTAGCAAGTGGGGGCAAATTGGCGCAATTGTCGGCTTGGTGGTGGGATTTTTGGGATTATTGCCAGCGTTACCTTTTGGGGGGCCACTGTTAGGAATTTTACTAGGGCCACTTTTAGGAGCAATTATTGGTGAGTATCTTTACCGACGTGAATTCAGGTTGGCGGTTAAAGCGGGTATCGGAATTGTAGTCGGATCTTTGGTTGGAAATTTGATTCAAGGATTGTTAGCGATCGCAGCCGTTGTAGTTTTTGTTGTGACAACTTGGCCACAGGTATTTGGCTCTTAG
- a CDS encoding PEP-CTERM sorting domain-containing protein — protein sequence MISFKSKLLNATLAFTAAIPLATAGMFTSAGSAQAAALSGEIQFNGGFTAPSGISQITFSQDALTFTPQPITPIGIGSTTGNFSAFNSGNIGNIISFSSKVADNPFIDFGSLTYPGFILPGTDTSSITDGLNTFTLTSSSYKLNQDGLNVGIGVALFGYFTSATGEISNGGGNLTFQVNNASIASVNSILSSGGSISNLTFSGGTFATVPEPTTLLGLGIVGAGMVMSRRRKTVA from the coding sequence ATGATTAGTTTTAAATCTAAATTACTCAATGCAACTTTAGCATTTACTGCTGCCATTCCCTTAGCTACTGCTGGCATGTTTACCTCTGCTGGATCTGCACAAGCTGCTGCACTTAGTGGTGAGATTCAGTTTAACGGTGGCTTTACTGCTCCCTCTGGTATTAGCCAAATCACATTTTCTCAAGATGCCCTAACTTTTACTCCTCAGCCAATCACTCCAATTGGAATTGGTTCTACAACAGGAAACTTTTCAGCATTTAACTCAGGCAATATAGGTAACATCATCTCATTTTCATCAAAAGTTGCAGACAATCCATTTATTGACTTTGGCTCTCTTACTTATCCCGGTTTCATTTTACCTGGAACAGATACTAGTTCAATAACAGATGGATTGAATACTTTTACTTTGACATCTTCTAGCTACAAGCTAAATCAAGATGGTCTTAATGTTGGTATAGGTGTTGCACTTTTTGGATATTTTACCAGTGCAACTGGAGAAATATCTAACGGAGGAGGAAACTTAACTTTCCAAGTAAACAATGCAAGTATTGCTAGCGTCAATTCAATTCTTTCTAGTGGTGGTTCAATTAGTAATTTAACCTTTTCTGGTGGTACATTTGCCACTGTTCCCGAACCAACGACTCTACTAGGCTTAGGAATAGTTGGTGCAGGAATGGTTATGTCTCGTCGCCGCAAAACTGTAGCTTAG
- the nblB gene encoding phycobilisome degradation protein NblB codes for MSITPESVRQLLSSEDLGDRLRAVNQIRELEPAIGFELIQSAIGDRNSRVRYSAVSQMDTLGTQDLQLSLEILRDRLLHDSEVDVQAAAADCLGALKLREAFEDLQQLYHTTGEWLIQFSIIATLGELGDPRAFELLKEALSSENELVQTAAISSLGDLGDVEAVSLLAPYATNPDWQIRYRLVQALTRLGNPEAKSILETLANDEVEAIANEAKQSLQSA; via the coding sequence ATGAGTATTACTCCGGAGTCTGTTAGGCAATTGCTCAGTTCTGAGGATTTAGGCGATCGCTTACGTGCAGTAAATCAAATCCGCGAATTGGAACCGGCGATTGGCTTTGAATTAATTCAAAGCGCTATTGGCGATCGCAATTCCCGTGTCCGTTACTCAGCGGTGAGTCAAATGGATACACTCGGAACCCAGGATTTACAGCTATCCTTAGAAATTTTGCGCGATCGCTTGCTTCATGACTCCGAAGTAGATGTACAAGCAGCAGCAGCAGACTGTTTGGGCGCTCTGAAGTTACGCGAAGCTTTTGAAGATTTGCAGCAGCTTTATCATACAACTGGTGAATGGCTAATACAATTCAGTATTATTGCGACATTAGGAGAGTTGGGCGATCCACGAGCTTTTGAACTACTCAAAGAGGCACTCTCATCAGAAAATGAATTAGTCCAAACTGCTGCGATTAGTTCTTTGGGTGACTTGGGAGATGTAGAAGCAGTTTCCCTGTTGGCTCCCTATGCTACCAATCCAGATTGGCAAATTCGTTACAGACTTGTACAAGCCTTGACTCGTTTGGGTAATCCAGAAGCCAAATCTATCTTAGAAACTCTGGCTAATGATGAAGTAGAAGCGATCGCCAATGAAGCGAAACAATCTTTGCAGTCAGCCTAA
- a CDS encoding CBS domain-containing protein, with protein MPKTVTDVMSRDPIVVREETPLKEAIQILAERHISGLPVVDDLGKLVGIISETDLMWQETGVTPPAYIMFLDSVIYLKNPATYERDLHKALGQTVGEVMSKNPIAISPDKTLKEAATIMHDRSVHRLPVLDSTGQVIGILTRGDIIRAMAASQD; from the coding sequence ATGCCTAAAACCGTTACCGATGTGATGAGCCGCGATCCTATTGTTGTCCGGGAGGAAACTCCACTGAAGGAAGCTATCCAAATTCTCGCAGAACGCCACATCAGCGGACTACCTGTTGTGGATGATCTCGGTAAATTGGTGGGCATTATCTCAGAAACCGATTTGATGTGGCAGGAAACTGGTGTTACTCCACCTGCGTACATTATGTTTCTTGATAGTGTTATCTATTTAAAAAATCCTGCTACTTATGAACGTGATTTGCACAAGGCTCTAGGGCAAACCGTTGGGGAGGTAATGAGTAAAAACCCGATCGCTATTTCCCCTGATAAAACTCTAAAAGAAGCAGCTACAATCATGCACGATCGCAGCGTTCACCGCTTGCCAGTACTTGATAGCACCGGCCAAGTAATTGGCATCCTCACTCGTGGTGATATTATTCGGGCAATGGCTGCTAGTCAAGATTAG